Proteins from one Ramlibacter sp. PS4R-6 genomic window:
- a CDS encoding UvrD-helicase domain-containing protein — protein sequence MFPEVAADSPFLANLNPEQRAAVTLPPEHALILAGAGSGKTRVLTTRIAWLISTRQAGPGGVMAVTFTNKAAKEMMTRIQAMLPINTRGMWIGTFHGLCNRFLRAHWRVANLPQSFQILDTQDQLSAVKRVMKANNVDEERYPPRDMQWFISGAKEEGLRPNMVEVRGEDDRRKVEIYQLYEDQCQREGVVDFGELMLRSYELLRDNDPLREHYQRRFAHILVDEFQDTNKLQYLWLKMFAGQHNAIFAVGDDDQSIYAFRGARVGNMADFVREFSVKHQIKLEQNYRSHSNILDSANALIAHNKTRLGKNLRTDAGPGEPVRVYEAPTDMAEAQWIVEETRQLARDDVPRHEIAILYRSNAQSRVIETALFNAAVPYRVYGGLRFFERAEIKHALAYLRLLENPQDDTSFLRVVNFPPRGIGARTVEQLQDAAKARGASLHDSVAATTGAAGAKLATFAAKIDAMRAATQNLTLREIIEHVVHESGLIDHYRTEREGADRISNLEELVNAAESFVTQEGFGRDAVALPIDELGGAVLRQSPASQGLDPSLPEVNEPAPDYVPPDAETGETLSPLAAFLTHAALESGDNQAQAGQDAVQLMTVHSAKGLEFDCVFISGLEEGLFPSERSMQDIDGLEEERRLMYVAITRARKRLYLTHAQTRLLHGQTRYNVRSRFFDELPDVSLKWLTPKDQRFGGSAFGFGQGYATTRGGYSPPAHERFASPPVPQQKAASSHGLKAGTKVFHTKFGEGTVKAIEGQGDDARAQVDFPRHGIKWLALAVAKLTPI from the coding sequence ATGTTCCCAGAAGTTGCGGCCGACTCGCCTTTCCTTGCCAACCTCAATCCCGAGCAGCGCGCGGCCGTCACGCTGCCGCCCGAGCATGCCCTCATCCTCGCGGGTGCGGGCTCCGGCAAGACCCGAGTGCTCACCACGCGCATCGCCTGGCTGATCTCCACGCGCCAGGCCGGCCCCGGCGGCGTGATGGCCGTGACGTTCACCAACAAGGCCGCCAAGGAGATGATGACGCGCATCCAGGCGATGCTGCCGATCAACACCCGCGGCATGTGGATAGGCACCTTCCACGGCCTGTGCAACCGCTTCCTGCGCGCGCACTGGCGCGTGGCCAACCTGCCGCAAAGCTTCCAGATCCTCGACACGCAGGACCAGCTGTCGGCCGTCAAGCGCGTGATGAAGGCCAACAACGTCGACGAGGAGCGCTACCCGCCCCGCGACATGCAGTGGTTCATCTCGGGCGCCAAGGAGGAAGGCCTGCGCCCCAACATGGTGGAGGTGCGCGGCGAGGACGACCGCCGCAAGGTCGAGATCTACCAGCTGTACGAGGACCAGTGCCAGCGCGAAGGCGTGGTTGACTTCGGCGAGCTGATGCTGCGCAGCTACGAGCTGCTGCGCGACAACGACCCGCTGCGCGAGCACTACCAGCGCCGCTTCGCCCACATCCTGGTCGACGAGTTCCAGGACACGAACAAGCTGCAGTACCTGTGGCTGAAGATGTTCGCCGGCCAGCACAACGCGATCTTCGCGGTGGGCGACGACGACCAGAGCATCTACGCCTTCCGCGGCGCGCGCGTGGGCAACATGGCCGACTTCGTGCGCGAGTTCTCGGTCAAGCACCAGATCAAGCTGGAGCAGAACTACCGCAGCCACTCCAACATCCTCGATTCAGCCAATGCGCTGATCGCGCACAACAAGACCCGGCTGGGCAAGAACCTGCGCACCGATGCGGGCCCGGGCGAGCCGGTGCGCGTGTACGAGGCCCCCACCGACATGGCCGAGGCGCAATGGATCGTGGAGGAAACGCGGCAGCTCGCGCGGGACGACGTGCCGCGCCACGAGATCGCCATCCTGTACCGCAGCAACGCGCAAAGCCGGGTGATCGAGACGGCGCTGTTCAACGCCGCCGTGCCTTATCGCGTCTACGGCGGGCTGCGCTTCTTCGAGCGGGCCGAAATCAAGCATGCGCTGGCGTACCTGCGGCTCTTGGAGAACCCGCAGGACGACACCAGCTTCCTGCGCGTGGTGAACTTCCCGCCGCGCGGCATCGGTGCGCGCACGGTGGAACAGCTGCAGGACGCCGCCAAGGCGCGTGGCGCATCGCTGCACGATTCGGTGGCCGCCACGACGGGCGCGGCCGGCGCGAAGCTCGCCACCTTCGCGGCGAAGATCGACGCGATGCGAGCGGCCACGCAGAACCTCACGCTGCGCGAGATCATCGAGCACGTGGTGCACGAGTCGGGCCTGATCGACCACTACCGCACCGAGCGCGAAGGCGCCGACCGCATCTCGAACCTGGAGGAACTGGTCAACGCCGCCGAAAGCTTCGTCACGCAGGAAGGCTTCGGCCGCGATGCCGTGGCATTGCCCATCGACGAGCTCGGCGGCGCGGTGCTGCGCCAGTCGCCCGCGAGCCAGGGGCTGGACCCCAGCCTGCCGGAGGTGAACGAGCCCGCGCCCGATTACGTCCCGCCCGATGCGGAAACGGGCGAGACGCTGTCGCCGCTGGCCGCCTTCCTCACGCATGCCGCGCTGGAGTCCGGCGACAACCAGGCGCAGGCCGGGCAGGACGCCGTGCAATTGATGACGGTGCACTCGGCCAAGGGCCTGGAGTTCGACTGCGTCTTCATCAGCGGCCTGGAAGAGGGCCTGTTCCCCAGCGAGCGCTCGATGCAGGACATCGACGGCCTGGAGGAAGAGCGCCGGCTGATGTACGTGGCGATCACGCGCGCGCGCAAGCGCCTGTACCTCACGCACGCGCAGACGCGCCTGCTGCACGGGCAGACGCGCTACAACGTGCGCAGCCGCTTCTTCGACGAATTGCCCGACGTTTCCCTCAAGTGGCTCACCCCGAAGGACCAGCGCTTCGGCGGCTCCGCCTTCGGTTTCGGGCAGGGCTATGCGACCACGCGCGGCGGCTACTCCCCGCCGGCGCACGAACGCTTCGCCAGCCCGCCGGTGCCCCAGCAGAAGGCGGCGTCCTCGCATGGCCTGAAGGCAGGCACGAAGGTGTTCCACACCAAGTTCGGCGAAGGCACCGTGAAAGCCATCGAGGGGCAGGGCGACGACGCGCGGGCGCAGGTGGATTTCCCGCGGCACGGGATCAAATGGCTCGCCCTCGCTGTCGCGAAACTGACGCCGATCTAG
- a CDS encoding S41 family peptidase, which yields MKKYLSLAFLCLLLQACGGGDSKPVAGNPQSASCAAEDQRASLMAWMDDLYLWNGQRAPADLAARDMAGFFDSMLYRPLDRYSFAQTTASFDSTFNSGTRVGYGYSISLDPAGDLRVRFVEPLSPVAALGMKRGDRILSIDGFTPQQVLAGALPVVTTEGVLRTFVIIDATGAQRTIEVHSRLFVLTPLAEWKILDGVRDGQPVKVGYLAYHQFVFYNVTLLGFAIDRMAQAGASEMVLDLRYNGGGSVATSRDLASFISGATAEGKVYTRLKFNAQNADQDVDVPFMTAAQRYARPLEGLKRVFVITSGGTASASELLINGLRPYMQVVLVGDTTYGKPYGFIPRNTCGTTYNAVNFEAVNALGAGGFSAGIAADCTVPDDFDHALGDTQEGRLKTALDYISTGRCTAPRVPQSAAIATKKTRPAVLGEGVPEQMFFNK from the coding sequence TTGAAGAAGTACCTTTCCCTGGCCTTCCTTTGCCTGCTGCTGCAAGCCTGCGGCGGCGGCGACTCCAAGCCCGTCGCCGGCAACCCGCAATCGGCCTCGTGCGCGGCGGAAGACCAGCGCGCCTCGCTCATGGCGTGGATGGACGACCTGTACCTGTGGAACGGCCAGCGCGCGCCGGCCGACCTGGCCGCGCGCGACATGGCGGGTTTCTTCGACTCGATGCTGTACCGGCCGCTGGACCGCTACAGCTTCGCGCAGACCACGGCCAGCTTCGATTCCACGTTCAACTCCGGCACGCGCGTGGGCTACGGCTACTCGATCTCGCTGGACCCGGCGGGTGACCTGCGGGTGCGCTTCGTCGAGCCGCTGTCGCCGGTCGCGGCGCTGGGCATGAAGCGCGGCGACCGCATCCTGTCCATCGACGGCTTCACGCCGCAGCAGGTCCTGGCCGGCGCGCTGCCGGTGGTCACCACCGAAGGCGTGCTGCGCACGTTCGTCATCATCGACGCCACCGGGGCGCAGCGCACGATCGAAGTGCACTCGCGCCTGTTCGTGCTGACGCCGCTGGCCGAGTGGAAGATCCTCGACGGCGTGCGCGACGGCCAGCCCGTGAAGGTGGGCTACCTCGCGTACCACCAGTTCGTGTTCTACAACGTGACGCTCCTGGGCTTCGCCATCGACCGCATGGCGCAGGCCGGGGCCAGCGAGATGGTGCTGGACCTGCGCTACAACGGCGGCGGCTCCGTGGCCACCTCGCGCGACCTCGCCAGCTTCATCAGCGGCGCCACGGCCGAAGGCAAGGTCTACACGCGCCTGAAGTTCAACGCGCAGAACGCCGACCAGGACGTCGACGTGCCCTTCATGACCGCGGCGCAGCGCTATGCGCGCCCGCTCGAAGGCCTCAAGCGCGTGTTCGTCATCACCTCGGGCGGCACGGCGTCGGCCAGCGAGCTCCTGATCAACGGCCTGCGCCCGTACATGCAGGTCGTGCTGGTCGGCGACACGACCTATGGCAAGCCTTATGGGTTCATCCCGCGCAACACCTGCGGCACGACGTACAACGCGGTGAACTTCGAGGCCGTGAACGCGCTCGGCGCCGGCGGTTTCTCCGCGGGCATCGCGGCGGACTGCACCGTGCCCGACGACTTCGACCACGCGCTGGGCGACACGCAGGAAGGGCGCCTGAAGACCGCGCTGGACTACATCAGCACCGGCCGCTGCACCGCGCCGCGCGTGCCGCAAAGCGCCGCGATCGCCACGAAGAAGACACGCCCGGCCGTGCTCGGCGAAGGCGTGCCGGAGCAGATGTTCTTCAACAAGTGA
- a CDS encoding GMP reductase: MEIFDYDNVLLLPRKCRVQSRSECDPSVELGPRSFRIPVVPANMKTVVDEAICLRLAKEGYFYVMHRFDLDNVAFVRRMKEAGAYASISVGVKQADHDTVDKLAAAKLVPEYVTIDIAHGHADTVKDMITHIKDKLPGAFVIAGNVGTPEAVIDLENWGADATKVGIGPGKVCITRMKTGFGTGGWQLSALKWCARVATKPIIADGGIREHGDIAKSVRFGATMVMIGSMLAGHEESPGKTVEEDGKLYKEYFGSASDFNKGEYRHVEGKRILEPVKGKLADTLREMEEDIQSSISYAGGRKLVDLRKVNYVILGGENAGEHLLM; this comes from the coding sequence ATGGAAATCTTCGACTACGACAACGTCCTGCTGCTGCCGCGCAAGTGCCGCGTGCAGAGCCGATCCGAATGCGACCCCTCGGTCGAACTCGGGCCCCGCAGCTTCCGCATCCCCGTCGTGCCCGCCAACATGAAGACGGTGGTCGACGAGGCCATCTGCCTGAGGCTCGCGAAGGAAGGCTACTTCTACGTGATGCACCGCTTCGACCTGGACAACGTCGCGTTCGTGCGGCGCATGAAGGAAGCCGGCGCCTATGCTTCGATCTCGGTGGGCGTGAAGCAGGCCGACCACGACACCGTCGACAAGCTCGCCGCCGCGAAGCTCGTGCCCGAGTACGTCACCATCGACATCGCCCATGGCCACGCCGACACGGTGAAGGACATGATCACGCACATCAAGGACAAGCTGCCCGGCGCGTTCGTGATCGCCGGCAACGTGGGCACGCCCGAGGCGGTGATCGACCTGGAGAACTGGGGCGCCGACGCGACCAAGGTGGGCATCGGCCCAGGCAAGGTGTGCATCACGCGCATGAAGACGGGCTTCGGCACGGGCGGCTGGCAGCTGTCGGCGCTGAAGTGGTGTGCCCGCGTGGCGACCAAGCCCATCATCGCCGACGGCGGCATCCGCGAGCACGGCGACATCGCCAAGAGCGTGCGCTTCGGCGCGACGATGGTGATGATCGGCTCGATGCTGGCGGGGCACGAGGAATCGCCCGGCAAGACCGTCGAGGAAGACGGCAAGCTTTACAAGGAATACTTCGGCAGCGCCTCGGACTTCAACAAGGGCGAGTACCGCCACGTCGAGGGCAAGCGCATCCTGGAGCCGGTGAAGGGCAAGCTCGCGGACACGCTGCGCGAGATGGAAGAAGACATCCAGAGCTCGATCAGCTACGCGGGCGGGCGCAAGCTGGTGGACCTGCGCAAGGTGAACTACGTGATCCTCGGCGGCGAGAACGCCGGCGAGCACCTGCTGATGTAA
- a CDS encoding GntR family transcriptional regulator — protein sequence MPAQLLKIETAPDLVDRVYTRLLDAISEGSLAPGQRITQEEIAEQLAVSRQPVLQALRLLKKDGFILDAPGRGVLVAPLDVATMLQVYEIRGALDVLAARLAAARRTKLDARLVENGRKAARGRNVKAMIEADLAFHNAIYEASGNPLLAQSAHQHWHHLRRVMGAVLQQSTQRKAVWDEHEAIAKAIAAGDGDRAARLIEQHSQHAGENLARELTHVLKLRGDKS from the coding sequence ATGCCCGCCCAGCTGCTCAAGATCGAAACGGCCCCCGACCTGGTCGACCGCGTCTACACGCGCCTGCTCGACGCGATCAGCGAAGGCTCGCTGGCCCCCGGCCAGCGCATCACGCAGGAGGAGATCGCCGAGCAGCTGGCCGTCTCGCGCCAGCCCGTGCTGCAGGCGCTGCGCTTGCTCAAGAAGGACGGCTTCATCCTGGACGCGCCCGGCCGCGGCGTGCTCGTCGCGCCGCTCGACGTCGCCACCATGCTGCAGGTGTACGAGATCCGCGGCGCGCTCGACGTGCTGGCGGCGCGCCTGGCCGCCGCGCGGCGCACGAAGCTCGATGCGCGCCTGGTCGAGAACGGCCGCAAGGCGGCGCGCGGGCGAAACGTCAAGGCGATGATCGAAGCCGACCTGGCCTTCCACAACGCGATCTACGAAGCGTCCGGCAACCCCCTGCTGGCGCAAAGCGCGCACCAGCACTGGCACCACCTGCGCCGCGTGATGGGCGCCGTGCTGCAGCAAAGCACCCAGCGCAAGGCGGTGTGGGACGAACACGAAGCGATCGCGAAAGCCATCGCCGCGGGCGACGGCGACCGCGCCGCGCGCCTGATCGAACAGCACAGCCAGCATGCCGGCGAGAACCTGGCGCGCGAGCTGACCCATGTCCTGAAGTTGCGAGGAGACAAATCATGA
- a CDS encoding NAD(P)H-dependent oxidoreductase, which produces MSLYAKLQQRAADGKPIRIGLIGAGKFGSMYLAQVPRTPGVHLAGIADLSPAAARTNLARVGWKDERTRASSIDDAIKRGTTHVGEDWQALVRHPGIDVIVECTGHPIAAVDHCLEAFANGKHVVNVTVEADAFCGPLLARRAQEAGVIYSLAFGDQPALICDLVDWARTCGFPVVAAGRGHKWQPHFSESTPDTVWDNWGLTREQAVRGGLNPKMFNSFLDGSKPSIESTAVANACGLHAPSDGLLFPSASIDRIPEMTKPRSEGGVLERKGMVEVVNSLDAQGRPIDYEIRMGVWVTVEGETEYIRNCFEEYKAQTDSSGRYFTLYKRWHLIGLEVGMSVASVALRGEPTGVATCWNADVVATAKRDLQPGEMLDGEGGYTVWGKLQPAGKSMQVGGLPLGLAHDIKVLRPVKKGQSLSWADVAVDQTTRAFRIRKEMEDLFAPRVLKAA; this is translated from the coding sequence ATGAGCCTGTACGCCAAGCTCCAGCAGCGCGCCGCCGACGGCAAGCCGATCCGCATCGGGCTCATCGGTGCCGGCAAGTTCGGCTCGATGTACCTCGCCCAGGTGCCCCGCACGCCCGGCGTGCACCTCGCGGGCATCGCCGACCTCTCGCCCGCCGCGGCGCGCACGAACCTCGCCCGCGTCGGCTGGAAGGACGAACGCACCCGCGCGTCGTCGATCGACGACGCGATCAAGCGCGGCACGACGCACGTCGGCGAGGACTGGCAGGCGCTCGTGCGCCATCCGGGCATCGACGTGATCGTCGAATGCACCGGCCACCCGATCGCCGCCGTCGACCACTGCCTCGAAGCGTTCGCGAACGGCAAGCACGTGGTGAACGTCACGGTGGAGGCCGACGCCTTCTGCGGGCCGCTGCTCGCGCGCCGCGCGCAGGAAGCCGGCGTGATCTATTCGCTCGCTTTCGGCGACCAGCCCGCCCTCATCTGCGACCTGGTGGACTGGGCGCGCACCTGCGGCTTTCCCGTGGTCGCGGCGGGCCGCGGCCACAAGTGGCAACCGCACTTCAGCGAATCGACGCCCGACACCGTGTGGGACAACTGGGGTCTGACTCGCGAGCAGGCCGTGCGCGGCGGCCTCAACCCGAAGATGTTCAACAGCTTCCTCGACGGCTCGAAGCCCTCGATCGAGAGCACCGCCGTCGCGAACGCCTGCGGGCTGCACGCGCCCTCGGACGGTCTGCTGTTCCCCAGCGCGAGCATCGACCGCATCCCCGAGATGACGAAACCGCGCAGCGAAGGCGGCGTGCTCGAGCGCAAGGGGATGGTCGAAGTCGTCAACTCGCTGGACGCGCAGGGGCGCCCCATCGACTACGAGATCCGCATGGGCGTGTGGGTGACGGTGGAGGGCGAGACCGAGTACATCCGCAACTGCTTCGAGGAATACAAGGCGCAGACCGATTCCAGCGGTCGCTACTTCACGCTGTACAAGCGCTGGCACCTGATCGGCCTGGAAGTCGGCATGTCGGTGGCGAGCGTCGCGCTGCGCGGCGAACCGACGGGCGTGGCCACCTGCTGGAACGCCGACGTGGTGGCCACGGCCAAGCGCGACCTGCAGCCGGGCGAGATGCTCGATGGCGAAGGCGGCTACACGGTGTGGGGCAAGCTGCAGCCGGCGGGCAAGTCGATGCAGGTGGGCGGCCTGCCACTGGGCCTGGCGCACGACATCAAGGTGCTGCGCCCGGTGAAAAAAGGCCAGTCGCTCAGCTGGGCCGACGTCGCGGTCGACCAGACGACGCGCGCTTTCCGCATCCGCAAGGAGATGGAAGACCTGTTCGCGCCCCGCGTGCTGAAAGCGGCCTGA
- a CDS encoding alpha/beta hydrolase, giving the protein MKNRYDPAWLDRMYNNRELVRDYPTHLRNWAAWSADAMRGGARSLDVRYGPGPNEHLDIFRADREKAPVLVFIHGGYWRALDKKDHAFVAPPFTQKGVCVVVPNYALCPAVTIPDIVMQMVRALAWTWRHIGEHGGDRDRIFVAGHSAGGHLAAMMAACLWPVHDRALPADLVKGALSISGLHDLEPFVEVPFLKDSLQLTPKDALKASPAYFPSPNHGQLYSVSGALESAEFHRQMALMRDAWGKQRVPVCEKIAECNHFSVLEAFTQQGNRLHSLALELVQNH; this is encoded by the coding sequence ATGAAAAACCGATACGACCCCGCCTGGCTGGACCGCATGTACAACAACCGGGAGCTGGTGCGCGACTACCCCACGCACCTGCGCAACTGGGCGGCGTGGTCGGCCGATGCGATGCGGGGCGGCGCGCGGTCGCTGGACGTGCGCTACGGCCCGGGGCCCAACGAGCACCTGGATATCTTCCGCGCCGACCGCGAGAAGGCGCCCGTGCTGGTGTTCATCCACGGCGGCTACTGGCGCGCGCTGGACAAGAAGGACCACGCCTTCGTCGCGCCGCCGTTCACGCAGAAGGGCGTGTGCGTGGTGGTGCCCAACTACGCGCTGTGCCCGGCCGTCACCATCCCCGACATCGTGATGCAGATGGTGCGCGCGCTGGCATGGACCTGGCGCCACATCGGCGAGCATGGCGGCGACCGAGACCGCATCTTCGTCGCCGGGCATTCCGCCGGCGGCCACCTCGCGGCGATGATGGCTGCGTGCCTGTGGCCCGTGCACGACCGCGCATTGCCGGCCGACCTGGTGAAGGGCGCGCTGTCGATCTCCGGCCTGCACGACCTGGAGCCCTTCGTCGAGGTGCCTTTCCTCAAGGACTCGCTGCAACTGACGCCCAAGGACGCGCTGAAAGCGAGCCCCGCTTACTTTCCCTCACCAAATCATGGGCAGCTGTACAGCGTGAGCGGCGCGCTGGAGAGTGCGGAATTCCACAGGCAGATGGCACTGATGCGCGACGCGTGGGGCAAGCAGCGTGTGCCGGTGTGCGAAAAGATCGCGGAATGCAACCACTTCAGCGTGCTGGAGGCATTCACGCAGCAGGGGAACCGACTGCACAGCCTGGCACTCGAATTGGTCCAGAACCATTGA
- a CDS encoding S41 family peptidase, with translation MRRLWILLLAAALQACGGGGGGGSTTPVANSGNPQACTVADQRQHVLDFMRSEYYWYSQMPAPDANAATLDAYFRSMLYQPTDRFSFSESTAAYEQLFDEGTFTGYGYSLAVVDADNAILRVRTVEPQGPAYAAGLRRGDTIVSINGLTPAQVLAGGAGPVSAEGVQRTIVVRDTAGNQKTLQMVSKTFPLTPVQDVKVVDATRNGQPVKVGYLGYSEFVTYSLADLQNAISAFTQQGATELVLDLRYNGGGDVATSRDLASLVAGARVAGQLFAALRYNDKNQASNSDYRFIAPSASIPSLSRVFVIASGSTASASELVINGLKPFLNVVTVGETTYGKPYGFEPFSYCGTTYNAVNFEVFNAAGVGGYTAGLPPTCPAPDDLDHALGDPNEGRFKVALGYIATGQCAQQAQSAAISSRPQATIGEMPRPGMVRR, from the coding sequence ATGCGAAGGCTCTGGATCCTGCTGCTCGCCGCGGCGTTGCAGGCGTGCGGTGGCGGGGGTGGCGGCGGGTCCACGACGCCGGTTGCGAACAGTGGGAACCCACAGGCGTGCACGGTGGCCGACCAGCGGCAGCACGTGCTCGACTTCATGCGCAGCGAGTACTACTGGTATTCGCAGATGCCCGCACCCGATGCCAACGCGGCCACGCTCGACGCGTACTTCCGCTCGATGCTCTACCAGCCGACGGACCGCTTCAGCTTTTCCGAATCCACGGCCGCGTACGAGCAGCTGTTCGACGAAGGCACGTTCACCGGCTACGGCTACTCGCTGGCCGTGGTCGACGCCGACAACGCCATCCTGCGCGTGCGCACGGTGGAGCCGCAGGGCCCGGCCTATGCCGCGGGGCTGCGCCGCGGCGACACCATCGTCAGCATCAACGGCCTGACGCCGGCGCAGGTGCTGGCGGGCGGCGCGGGCCCGGTCTCCGCCGAAGGCGTGCAGCGCACGATCGTCGTGCGCGACACGGCGGGCAACCAGAAGACGCTGCAGATGGTCTCCAAGACCTTCCCGCTGACGCCGGTGCAGGACGTCAAGGTGGTCGACGCCACGCGCAACGGCCAGCCGGTGAAAGTGGGCTACCTCGGCTACTCGGAGTTCGTCACCTACAGCCTGGCCGACCTGCAGAACGCGATCTCCGCCTTCACGCAGCAGGGCGCCACCGAGCTCGTGCTGGACCTGCGCTACAACGGCGGCGGCGACGTCGCCACCTCGCGCGACCTCGCGAGCCTGGTCGCCGGCGCGCGTGTGGCAGGCCAGCTCTTTGCGGCGCTGCGCTACAACGACAAGAACCAGGCGAGCAACAGCGACTACCGCTTCATCGCGCCTTCGGCCAGCATCCCGTCGCTGTCGCGCGTGTTCGTCATCGCCTCGGGCAGCACGGCGTCGGCCAGCGAACTCGTGATCAACGGGCTCAAGCCTTTCCTCAACGTCGTCACCGTTGGCGAGACCACTTACGGCAAGCCCTACGGGTTCGAGCCTTTCAGCTACTGCGGCACCACGTACAACGCGGTGAACTTCGAGGTTTTCAACGCCGCCGGCGTGGGCGGCTACACCGCGGGCCTGCCGCCCACGTGCCCGGCGCCCGACGACCTGGACCACGCGCTGGGCGACCCGAACGAAGGGCGTTTCAAGGTGGCCCTGGGCTACATCGCCACCGGGCAATGCGCGCAGCAGGCGCAGTCGGCCGCTATTTCCTCACGCCCGCAGGCAACAATCGGTGAGATGCCGCGCCCCGGCATGGTCAGGCGTTAA
- a CDS encoding tetratricopeptide repeat protein, which translates to MKHTVIAAVLAAAPILALAVGSDDTPVSERLANAHKAIAAKEWRAAMRELNAALRDEPKNPEVHNLLGYTYRVRPEPDLKKSFQHYETALKLNPDHKATLEYLGEAYLMDKRPAEAEKQLVRLEQVCGNKTCPEYQELFKAIADYKAKPAN; encoded by the coding sequence ATGAAACACACCGTCATCGCCGCCGTGCTCGCCGCGGCACCCATCCTCGCGCTGGCAGTCGGCAGCGACGACACCCCTGTCAGCGAGCGTCTCGCCAACGCTCACAAGGCCATCGCGGCAAAGGAGTGGCGAGCAGCGATGCGCGAGCTGAACGCCGCGCTGCGCGACGAGCCCAAGAACCCCGAAGTGCACAACCTCCTGGGCTACACCTACCGCGTACGCCCCGAGCCCGACCTGAAGAAGTCCTTCCAGCACTACGAGACGGCGCTCAAGCTCAACCCGGACCACAAGGCCACGCTGGAGTACCTGGGCGAGGCCTACCTGATGGACAAGCGGCCCGCCGAAGCGGAGAAGCAATTGGTGCGGCTGGAGCAGGTGTGCGGCAACAAGACCTGCCCGGAGTACCAGGAGCTGTTCAAGGCCATCGCCGACTACAAGGCGAAGCCGGCGAACTGA
- a CDS encoding phytanoyl-CoA dioxygenase family protein has product MKLTKEQLDQFDREGYLFFPGLFTPEETKLLTDEVPRLYASREAWNVREKGRDAVRTNFAAHMYSDPFARLARHPRMVEPVMELFGEEVYMHQFKINGKMAFEGDVWQWHQDYGTWLNDDMMPTERAMNVAIFLDDVNEYNGPLMFIPGSHKKGVVEAKHDLTTTSYPLWTVDDDLIRKLVERAGGKNGGIVSPKGPAGSMILFHSCLVHASSSNLSPWNRVSVYLSLCAVSNHIRRHKRPEFIAHRDFAPIQCLPDDCLLKSYPVNLPWKDGLPASALQTSQVPIAEMRKAA; this is encoded by the coding sequence ATGAAGCTCACGAAAGAGCAGCTGGACCAGTTCGACCGCGAGGGCTACCTCTTCTTCCCCGGCCTCTTCACGCCCGAGGAGACGAAGCTTCTCACCGACGAAGTCCCGCGCCTGTACGCGTCGCGCGAGGCGTGGAACGTGCGCGAGAAAGGCAGGGACGCCGTGCGCACGAACTTCGCCGCACACATGTACAGCGACCCGTTCGCGCGCCTGGCGCGCCACCCGCGGATGGTCGAGCCGGTGATGGAGCTCTTCGGCGAAGAGGTCTACATGCACCAGTTCAAGATCAACGGCAAGATGGCATTCGAAGGCGACGTGTGGCAGTGGCACCAGGACTACGGCACCTGGCTGAACGACGACATGATGCCCACCGAACGCGCCATGAACGTCGCGATCTTCCTGGACGACGTGAACGAGTACAACGGCCCGCTGATGTTCATCCCGGGCAGCCACAAGAAGGGCGTGGTCGAGGCCAAACACGACCTCACCACCACCAGCTACCCGCTGTGGACGGTGGACGACGACCTGATCCGCAAGCTCGTGGAGCGCGCGGGCGGCAAGAACGGCGGCATCGTGTCGCCCAAGGGCCCGGCCGGCTCGATGATCCTGTTCCACAGCTGCCTGGTGCACGCGTCCAGCAGCAACCTGTCGCCGTGGAACCGCGTCAGCGTGTACCTGTCGCTGTGCGCCGTGTCCAACCACATCCGCCGCCACAAGCGGCCCGAGTTCATCGCCCACCGCGACTTCGCGCCCATCCAGTGCCTGCCGGACGATTGCCTGCTGAAGTCCTACCCCGTGAACCTCCCATGGAAGGACGGCCTGCCCGCGAGCGCGCTGCAGACGTCGCAGGTGCCCATCGCCGAAATGCGGAAGGCGGCGTGA